From Penaeus monodon isolate SGIC_2016 chromosome 6, NSTDA_Pmon_1, whole genome shotgun sequence, the proteins below share one genomic window:
- the LOC119574134 gene encoding complement factor H-like isoform X3, translated as MQWFGPEIKCIPISCDDPGEILNGYKEGSCFTFSCRVTYHCRPGFELVGRGNLYCQHDGTWSPSERPACTPVQCDIPEDPENGKSTFTRRIYNSVVSYKCDYSYMLVGPETRRCGPDKKWSGVQPQCKQINCGHPGHLPNGWLENIEQGTALGSSIIFRCFANMTIEGDQSTVCQADGTWSKPLPKCLAPCIVPTIEHGRLKNRTLAGALVTHGSVIEVDCDERYELAYSLAPSLCYNGTWTHYPRCQPARCKKLPPRPRHGMVIAPRTDHGMWARYRCRDGYQLHGNATTKCKYGNWTGSTPTCVEVYCPFPGEVANGRVLLVGNMGMYDYRSYVKKVRNNRQIRYDCDRGYYLVEGPPGATCVAGQWSPKEMPRCDPDLHPRIRWVKRSVDSREYEEIRNQTVGESRVVSGGGDALGQAPASDDNRMFVAGPKERPRKPARDQDPIINEHERVRPFTFKVNSKPKEAVSTSTAPPPRTTKPTASATPGTAAPTPARTTSEAPRKVVRDALEVGKKLKSPLYDFYRLLRVENDSSSEVGKKEAWPELVRVPRGAAEREKKDKKRKQRNKWKKKGKKVPRCQAIPSQPYLRVEVARSGRDKNYTYSAGARIKVTCLHGYGLNIGNKTAKCAKGKWKPKKPECVTLPCSVPKVAQGQFDFNGEALSEGATISHGEVVKFSCQAGYNVLGSETMRCWYGAWAVTGQNPKCQPDQCVLPKLDHGKYTAGYKKGLTIIHGSTVEYMCDEGWIMSADEVTCQLGKLVPSPPACIAPARSISVMNIAPAPVKREGPPGGDIPDDEDSKDKKRTCGAPPDVLGALAYRGDQLVATDSVNADYPHLDQDQRYSDGTQINYACDASLTSENYTWMISCQDGIWDGEPPVYMPCGDGIPPVIDFGNISCIWRKTEPNVVTFYNDQEVTEEMVEFEPGAKLVSRCVDIGKYALEGSVERQCIHGQWTGNKSVCVGLNQESNYSLDKPPTILFRNEKGPMAQSNDGKLVVYPGTVLHLECLFTRRHGTPNWNVSLASAGDDIKGKRRKKTKAKGRVKGGKKRGGSFAPYPNGWANAPNRNIQLEYRLSIYRAQPKDSGSYACVTPKGHKHVVTLDIRRVHCPNINVNESDKVIFEPNETKMNTIVKFSCEVGYSLVGASEIKCLPSGNWSAPFPRCEEDNCIPPAAPANGTVTGDGPFHAGDMVVIKCNPNFMLEGQSLIVCQEDGTWSEEIPKCSLACTYPGTIISGIMSPIKFYYPINDTITYTCNPRNVLRGVRSITCMEGGKWSAPVPTCIPEE; from the exons ATGCAGTGGTTCGGCCCGGAGATCAAGTGCATCC CCATCAGCTGCGACGACCCCGGCGAGATCCTGAACGGCTACAAGGAAGGTTCCTGCTTCACCTTCTCCTGCCGCGTCACCTACCACTGCAGGCCGGGATTCGAGCTCGTGGGGCGCGGCAACCTCTACTGCCAGCACGACGGCACGTGGAGTCCCTCAGAGCGGCCGGCGTGCACAC CGGTGCAGTGTGACATTCCCGAGGACCCGGAGAACGGCAAGAGCACCTTCACCCGTCGCATCTACAACTCAGTGGTGTCCTACAAGTGTGACTACAGCTACATGCTCGTAGGACCCGAGACCAGGCGCTGCGGACCCGACAAGAAGTGGAGCGGAGTTCAGCCGCAATGTAAAC AGATCAACTGCGGTCACCCGGGCCACCTCCCCAACGGCTGGCTGGAGAACATCGAGCAAGGCACTGCCCTCGGCTCCTCCATCATCTTCCGCTGCTTCGCCAACATGACTATCGAGGGCGACCAGTCTACCGTCTGCCAGGCCGACGGCACCTGGAGCAAACCTCTGCCCAAGTGCCTGG CGCCGTGCATCGTGCCCACCATCGAGCACGGACGCCTCAAGAACCGGACGCTGGCGGGGGCGCTGGTCACCCACGGCAGCGTCATCGAGGTGGACTGCGACGAACGCTACGAGCTCGCCTACAGCCTGGCGCCCTCGCTCTGCTACAACGGCACGTGGACGCATTACCCTCGATGCCAGCCCG CTCGGTGCAAGAAGCTGCCTCCTCGACCTCGCCATGGCATGGTCATCGCCCCGAGAACCGACCATGGCATGTGGGCACGATACCGCTGCAGGGACGGCTATCAGCTGCATGGCAACGCAACCACCAAATGCAAATATGGCAACTGGACGGGCAGCACCCCCACCTGCGTCGAAG TGTACTGTCCTTTCCCCGGCGAAGTCGCAAACGGCCGCGTGCTGTTGGTGGGTAACATGGGCATGTACGACTACCGTTCTTACGTCAAgaag GTCCGGAACAACCGGCAGATCCGCTACGACTGTGACCGCGGTTATTACCTGGTGGAGGGGCCGCCCGGAGCCACCTGCGTCGCCGGCCAGTGGAGCCCCAAGGAAATGCCAAG ATGCGACCCCGACCTTCACCCGAGGATCCGCTGGGTCAAGAGGTCAGTCGACAGCCGCGAATACGAGGAGATCCGAAACCAGACGGTGGGCGAGAGCCGCGTCGTGTCTGGCGGAGGCGACGCGTTGGGCCAGGCTCCCGCTAGCGACGACAACCGCATGTTCGTCGCGGGCCCGAAGGAGCGGCCGCGGAAGCCGGCGAGGGACCAGGACCCCATCATCAATGAGCACGAGAGAGTCAGGCCGTTCACCTTCAAGGTGAACTCGAAGCCAAAGGAGGCCGTGAGCACCAGCACGGCGCCGCCGCCCCGAACCACGAAGCCGACGGCAAGCGCTACCCCAGGCACGGCCGCCCCGACGCCGGCGAGGACAACGAGCGAAGCCCCGAGGAAGGTCGTCCGGGACGCCCTCGAGGTGGGGAAGAAGCTGAAGAGTCCCCTTTACGACTTCTACCGGCTCCTGCGCGTCGAGAACGATTCCTCCAGCGAAGTAGGGAAGAAGGAGGCGTGGCCGGAGCTCGTGCGAGTTCCGAGAGGAGCggccgagagagaaaagaaagacaagaagcgCAAGCAGAGAAAcaagtggaagaagaaggggaaaaaag TTCCCCGCTGCCAGGCCATTCCGAGCCAGCCCTACCTGCGCGTGGAGGTGGCCCGCTCCGGCCGCGACAAGAACTACACCTACTCGGCAGGCGCCCGCATCAAGGTGACCTGCCTGCACGGATACGGCCTCAACATCGGCAACAAGACGGCGAAATGCGCCAAAGGCAAATGGAAGCCCAAGAAGCCAGAATGCGTAACGC TGCCCTGCTCGGTGCCCAAGGTGGCTCAAGGACAGTTCGACTTCAACGGAGAAGCCTTGTCGGAAGGTGCCACCATCAGCCACGGGGAGGTTGTCAAGTTTTCCTGTCAAGCCGGCTACAATGTTCTTGGCTCTGAGACCATGCGCTGCTGGTACGGCGCCTGGGCGGTCACCGGCCAGAACCCCAAGTGCCAACCAG ATCAGTGCGTCCTCCCGAAGTTGGACCACGGAAAATACACTGCAGGTTACAAGAAGGGCCTCACCATCATCCACGGCTCCACGGTCGAGTACATGTGCGACGAGGGATGGATCATGAGCGCGGATGAGGTCACCTGCCAGCTGGGCAAGTTGGTCCCCTCGCCCCCCGCCTGCATCGCCCCCGCCCGCTCCATCAGCGTCATGAACATCGCCCCCGCGCCCGTCAAGAGGGAGGGCCCGCCAG GCGGAGACATTCCGGATGACGAGGACTCGAAGGACAAGAAGAGGACGTGCGGGGCGCCTCCTGACGTGCTGGGCGCCCTGGCCTACCGCGGAGACCAGCTCGTCGCCACCGACAGCGTCAA TGCTGACTACCCAcatctggaccaagaccaaag GTACTCGGACGGGACGCAGATCAACTACGCCTGCGACGCCAGCCTGACCAGCGAGAACTACACCTGGATGATCAGCTGCCAGGACGGGATATGGGACGGTGAGCCTCCAGTCTACATGCCCTGCGGCGACGGCATCCCTCCGGTCATAGACTTCGGCAACATCTCCTGCATCTGGAGGAAAACGGAACCGAACGTGGTCACCTTCTACAACGACCAGGAAGTCACGGAGGAGATGGTCGAGTTCGAGCCCGGGGCTAAGCTG GTGTCTCGCTGCGTTGACATTGGCAAGTACGCCCTGGAGGGAAGCGTCGAGCGCCAGTGTATTCACGGACAGTGGACGGGGAACAAGTCTGTCTGCGTTGGACTCAACCAGGAGAGCAACTACTCCC TGGACAAGCCGCCGACCATCCTCTTCCGGAACGAGAAGGGCCCCATGGCACAGAGCAACGACGGGAAGCTGGTCGTCTACCCTGGCACCGTCCTCCACCTCGAGTGCCTCTTCACGCGCCGTCACGGAACGCCAAACTGGAACGTGTCCCTTGCGAGCGC AGGCGACGACATCaaggggaaacggaggaagaagacgaaggcgaagGGGCGCGTGAAGGGAggcaagaagagaggaggaagcttCGC GCCTTATCCGAACGGCTGGGCGAACGCTCCCAACCGGAACATACAGCTGGAATACCGCCTCTCGATCTACCGGGCGCAGCCGAAGGACTCGGGATCCTACGCCTGCGTCACTCCCAAAGGACACAAGCACGTCGTTACCCTGGACATTCGCC GTGTGCACTGCCCGAACATCAACGTGAACGAATCGGACAAGGTCATCTTCGAGCCCAACGAGACGAAGATGAACACGATCGTCAAGTTCTCCTGCGAAGTCGGATACTCTCTCGTCGGCGCGTCGGAAATCAAGTGTCTGCCGTCGGGTAACTGGTCGGCACCTTTCCCGCGCTGCGAGG